The Bacillota bacterium genome includes a window with the following:
- a CDS encoding FkbM family methyltransferase codes for MRFTTSFLARQLIKRCKYLAAIPGGTVTPCELIPHEWKGKRAVTIRERHDDTMLLEYGEHKFKIPSHAYNWVSVFVGEIMLSDIYRLSLIKPKPGSFIYDCGANVGVYTVAAAAAFPECRILAIEPEEQNRWYLQQNIELNGLQDRVFVLDAAVHRYDDEQALLILHESGDHYLAGHANGESNKGVPVRTVSLNSLAREFQPVDCIKMDIQGAELETVLGADKLLHRDFPAWSIAAYHDKNQFSTLKNLFNYYGYHVHTHPGGYIYSLAN; via the coding sequence ATGAGGTTTACTACAAGCTTCTTGGCACGCCAATTAATAAAACGCTGCAAATATTTAGCTGCCATCCCCGGAGGTACAGTGACCCCGTGCGAATTAATCCCTCACGAATGGAAAGGAAAGCGGGCTGTTACAATCCGAGAGCGGCATGACGATACAATGCTCCTCGAATACGGTGAGCATAAATTTAAAATTCCCTCCCATGCATATAACTGGGTGAGCGTTTTTGTGGGTGAAATAATGCTGTCAGATATCTACCGGCTGTCACTGATCAAACCCAAACCGGGTAGCTTTATCTATGACTGCGGCGCTAACGTAGGGGTATACACCGTAGCAGCCGCTGCCGCTTTCCCGGAGTGCCGCATTTTGGCCATTGAGCCGGAGGAGCAAAATCGATGGTATTTGCAGCAGAATATTGAGCTAAATGGCCTGCAGGATCGCGTTTTTGTTCTTGATGCAGCCGTTCACAGATACGATGATGAACAAGCACTCTTAATTTTACACGAAAGCGGCGATCACTACCTTGCCGGGCATGCAAACGGGGAAAGTAACAAAGGGGTGCCTGTACGTACTGTTAGTCTGAACAGCCTGGCCCGGGAATTCCAACCGGTTGATTGCATCAAGATGGATATCCAGGGCGCAGAGTTGGAAACGGTACTGGGCGCGGATAAATTACTGCACCGCGACTTTCCCGCTTGGAGTATTGCAGCTTATCACGATAAAAATCAATTTAGCACACTAAAAAACCTCTTTAATTACTATGGTTATCACGTTCATACCCACCCCGGGGGTTACATATACTCCCTTGCAAACTAG
- a CDS encoding VCBS repeat-containing protein, which produces MPVRDVNILGYIKDIIPEGAQIQFVFHEDFNGDGKDEAVIVYSNSVKSHTYTYVLYAEMLNNSFKHHWLISETTQKDYHIHTIIDAYAVDLTGDKRPELVLVFGKARTTFLCIFHWDQGLPKFSYVTEEFYHGLVDVIDEDNDGVYEIILVEETLGEEQEIISSGGYLPHVCVGHIFKWDGQTYSRNPYQIKTKDTASFNTAVKFLLSLWKEDYENAYKLVYLPTFLGLENLGQNTMEVFRALVDHSIKPALMKNLETGLLEVGPYLSFYNTSFIGRKYDLNISFANDKGLVKVSSIVVNPKGPKDVVQMFFDAIEQGQTESALSFCVPDYKQDNIIQLIESHKHDTFKGGVLKTYYKKEDANKAIMYTCYASLPDGYYTYTPPNRVTCLVLEKFDDNWLLKYIKYLGDILPTEIKWEQYYDYKPEYGDGIYPVYQLNFEKPTYIVIQTHSSDIRYEHNGQFSVPDCKALRITNIFNGVDLSIYQLSDKEDKKGFISTDAQKVYICKISEIAYIIHIIVREAKSY; this is translated from the coding sequence ATGCCTGTGCGGGATGTTAATATTTTAGGTTATATAAAGGATATTATTCCAGAGGGTGCTCAGATTCAATTCGTTTTCCATGAAGACTTTAACGGAGATGGAAAGGACGAGGCAGTAATTGTCTACTCTAATTCAGTCAAAAGCCATACTTACACCTATGTACTGTATGCAGAAATGTTAAACAACAGTTTTAAACACCATTGGCTTATCTCTGAAACAACCCAGAAGGATTACCATATCCACACCATAATTGATGCCTACGCGGTGGATCTAACCGGAGACAAAAGGCCGGAGCTTGTTTTAGTTTTCGGGAAGGCCAGAACTACATTCCTTTGTATTTTCCATTGGGACCAAGGTTTACCTAAATTTTCCTATGTGACAGAAGAATTCTATCATGGGCTGGTTGACGTAATTGATGAAGACAATGACGGTGTCTACGAAATTATCCTGGTAGAGGAAACTTTGGGTGAAGAACAAGAAATTATTTCTTCAGGTGGCTATTTGCCCCATGTGTGTGTAGGGCATATTTTCAAGTGGGACGGCCAAACTTACTCCCGGAATCCCTACCAGATAAAAACTAAAGACACAGCATCATTCAACACTGCCGTTAAGTTCCTGCTTAGTTTGTGGAAAGAGGACTATGAAAATGCTTACAAGCTTGTATATTTGCCCACCTTTCTTGGATTAGAAAACTTGGGTCAAAATACTATGGAGGTCTTTCGTGCGCTTGTTGATCATAGTATTAAACCGGCTTTAATGAAGAACTTGGAAACTGGGTTACTTGAAGTGGGTCCTTACCTTTCATTCTATAATACTTCATTTATCGGGCGAAAGTACGACTTGAATATTAGCTTCGCCAATGATAAAGGTCTTGTTAAAGTCTCTTCAATAGTAGTGAACCCCAAGGGCCCCAAGGATGTAGTGCAAATGTTTTTTGATGCCATAGAACAGGGGCAAACCGAAAGTGCTCTTAGCTTTTGCGTGCCAGATTATAAGCAAGATAATATCATTCAGCTTATTGAATCACACAAACATGATACCTTTAAGGGAGGAGTTTTAAAAACCTATTATAAAAAGGAAGATGCCAATAAGGCAATCATGTACACATGTTATGCCAGCCTCCCAGATGGTTATTACACGTATACTCCTCCTAACCGAGTTACTTGCTTAGTGTTGGAGAAGTTTGACGATAATTGGTTACTAAAATATATAAAATATTTGGGAGACATTCTTCCTACTGAAATTAAATGGGAACAATATTACGACTATAAACCAGAATATGGCGATGGTATTTACCCTGTTTATCAACTGAATTTTGAAAAGCCTACGTATATAGTAATACAAACTCATAGTTCTGACATTCGCTATGAACACAATGGGCAGTTTTCTGTGCCTGACTGTAAGGCACTTCGAATAACTAATATATTTAATGGAGTAGACCTCTCAATCTATCAATTAAGTGATAAAGAAGATAAAAAAGGGTTTATCTCAACGGATGCCCAGAAAGTATATATTTGTAAGATTTCTGAAATAGCTTACATTATCCATATCATCGTGAGGGAAGCGAAATCGTACTAG
- a CDS encoding S-layer homology domain-containing protein, whose translation MREISLLLLSLAIALSMFAAPAFADSWKDESGKFKNWEWQMYQSGDDFEMMQGKHGQKFLKQMQKQQKKAAKSMFKDIQKHWAMNDIQRVQDLGFISGYPDGTFKPNSSLTSAEAVAIAIRLADRLYGDLDIEEDFDEMYDVPDWARGAVMKANALHMINLNRFHSHVQASRAQVAVMLAKALDLEPVDTDDIPFKDGILIDKEDLGYILALYKEGYVRGASNGKFNPNSGITRAEFAAILSRIADDLKENDPDKDDEDDGNTLTGTIDNLTNDEDNEDDWTIELKDGQEYDVDQDVKVYDVDGDEIDYWDLDEDNDEVVVLYLNDEDMVEEIYLAKTYEGTIEELDSDEITVDGDTFDLPSDFDIEEYLIGSEVNVYVHDDEVLKIDVVEDEDDIVVSGEVYDVDEEDLEIEIEQVNGNRFTFDVDGNVEIVDEENGRSWDFNDTKEGWDVELELEDGEVVEITVVDGAEEADVYEGIIDDLDEDEITVDGDTFDLVEDFNIEDYIIGSEVKIYVYDGEVEEIDVLEDEDDITVPGEVDAINGDRWYITIEQDSGNEFTFDVDEDVVVEDEADEDDLDFNDIDTGWEVELELDNGDVEKIVVTDR comes from the coding sequence GTGCGGGAAATAAGCTTACTATTATTGTCCCTTGCCATTGCGTTATCAATGTTCGCGGCACCGGCCTTTGCCGACTCGTGGAAGGACGAATCCGGCAAGTTTAAAAATTGGGAATGGCAGATGTATCAAAGCGGTGATGACTTTGAAATGATGCAGGGTAAACACGGGCAGAAATTTTTAAAACAGATGCAAAAGCAGCAGAAAAAGGCTGCTAAGTCCATGTTTAAAGATATTCAAAAACACTGGGCAATGAATGATATTCAAAGGGTGCAGGATCTAGGTTTCATAAGCGGCTATCCTGACGGAACGTTTAAGCCTAATTCCTCGCTCACCAGCGCAGAAGCAGTGGCCATAGCTATCAGGCTCGCAGATAGACTTTATGGTGATCTGGATATTGAAGAGGATTTTGATGAAATGTACGATGTACCCGACTGGGCTCGGGGCGCAGTAATGAAAGCTAATGCTTTGCATATGATTAATCTAAATCGTTTCCACAGTCATGTGCAGGCATCAAGGGCCCAAGTGGCGGTAATGCTGGCCAAGGCACTGGACTTAGAGCCGGTAGATACTGATGATATACCTTTTAAAGACGGGATATTGATTGACAAGGAAGATTTAGGTTATATACTTGCCCTTTACAAAGAAGGTTATGTCAGAGGTGCTTCTAACGGTAAATTCAATCCCAACAGCGGTATAACACGGGCTGAATTTGCAGCTATTCTGTCCAGAATAGCTGACGATCTAAAAGAAAATGATCCGGATAAAGATGATGAAGACGATGGAAACACGTTAACCGGTACTATAGATAATTTGACCAATGACGAAGATAATGAAGATGATTGGACAATAGAGCTGAAAGACGGACAAGAATATGATGTGGACCAAGATGTTAAAGTCTATGATGTAGATGGCGATGAGATAGATTACTGGGATTTAGACGAAGATAATGATGAGGTAGTCGTTCTTTATCTGAATGATGAAGATATGGTCGAGGAAATTTATCTTGCCAAAACCTATGAAGGCACCATTGAGGAATTGGACAGTGATGAGATAACGGTGGATGGAGACACCTTTGATTTGCCTTCCGATTTTGATATTGAAGAATACTTGATTGGTAGCGAAGTAAATGTATATGTCCACGATGATGAAGTACTGAAAATTGATGTCGTAGAAGATGAGGATGACATAGTTGTGTCCGGCGAAGTCTACGACGTGGATGAAGAAGATTTGGAAATAGAAATCGAACAAGTTAATGGAAATAGGTTCACCTTTGATGTAGATGGAAATGTAGAAATTGTGGACGAAGAAAATGGCCGCAGCTGGGATTTCAATGACACCAAAGAGGGCTGGGATGTTGAATTAGAGCTTGAAGACGGCGAAGTAGTAGAAATAACTGTTGTTGACGGTGCCGAAGAGGCAGATGTTTATGAAGGTATAATTGACGACTTGGATGAAGATGAAATTACCGTTGACGGTGATACCTTTGATTTAGTTGAGGATTTTAACATAGAAGATTACATTATCGGCAGCGAAGTAAAAATTTATGTCTATGACGGTGAAGTTGAAGAAATTGATGTTCTTGAAGACGAAGACGATATCACAGTCCCGGGTGAAGTGGATGCCATAAATGGTGACCGGTGGTATATCACCATTGAGCAGGACAGTGGCAACGAGTTTACGTTTGATGTCGATGAGGATGTTGTTGTAGAAGATGAGGCTGATGAAGACGATCTGGATTTCAATGATATTGATACAGGCTGGGAAGTAGAATTAGAATTGGATAATGGCGATGTAGAGAAAATTGTTGTTACTGACAGGTAG
- a CDS encoding EamA family transporter, translated as MHKWAYLLIAVGAAMWGIIGIFVQALYSFGFSPGQVVAIRAISAASILLIYTATVNRHSLKIRPLDLKYFIGTGIFSIVFFNWCYFTVIKEASLSVAAILLYTAPAFVTVISRFVFKEWLTPRKIAALIATILGCALVVGFLPSMQVSVSTLGIIVGLGSGLGYALYSIFGKLASSKYSSLTITTYTFIIAGTFMLPVSRIWEARNLFAQTEVWIYALGLGLIPTVLAYTLYTLGLSQIESSRASITATIEPIVAAMVGTALFGDILTGWQALGIILVLSAVFLVQEASRTKSSNH; from the coding sequence TTGCATAAATGGGCCTACCTGCTTATAGCTGTGGGAGCAGCCATGTGGGGCATAATTGGCATTTTTGTTCAAGCACTTTATTCTTTCGGCTTTTCGCCCGGGCAAGTTGTAGCTATCCGGGCCATTAGCGCCGCAAGTATTTTGCTTATCTACACAGCCACGGTAAACCGTCATTCGCTAAAAATTAGACCCCTGGACTTAAAATATTTTATTGGGACGGGAATCTTTAGCATCGTTTTTTTTAATTGGTGTTATTTTACAGTCATAAAAGAAGCTTCTCTCTCGGTGGCGGCTATTCTTCTTTATACCGCGCCGGCCTTTGTAACGGTTATATCTCGTTTTGTATTTAAAGAGTGGCTAACCCCCAGAAAAATTGCAGCTTTGATTGCTACCATTTTGGGTTGTGCACTGGTAGTGGGCTTTTTACCATCTATGCAGGTATCCGTTTCCACGCTGGGGATAATTGTGGGGCTCGGGTCGGGACTGGGCTATGCACTATACAGCATCTTCGGTAAACTAGCCAGCTCCAAGTATTCATCCTTAACCATTACCACATATACTTTTATCATTGCCGGCACTTTTATGCTTCCGGTAAGCAGGATCTGGGAGGCCAGAAATTTATTTGCCCAAACCGAAGTATGGATTTATGCTCTAGGTCTGGGTTTGATTCCTACCGTTTTAGCCTACACGCTATATACCCTGGGACTTAGCCAGATTGAATCCAGCCGGGCCTCCATTACGGCTACTATAGAGCCCATAGTTGCCGCAATGGTTGGGACCGCTTTATTTGGAGACATTCTCACTGGGTGGCAAGCACTGGGAATTATATTAGTTTTATCTGCTGTATTTTTGGTGCAGGAAGCCTCCCGGACCAAGTCCTCTAATCATTAA